The following are encoded in a window of Butyrivibrio sp. AE3004 genomic DNA:
- a CDS encoding transposase: MSFILNDHQQVSLFDSLTFLSERKQKMLESSWAHQFSQEIFVNINEMLFAPLYSSSTNSRPNAPINVIVGAMMLAEFNGISEDEMIETMEFDFRYQYALHTTSFEKQPISDRTFSRFRERVSAYELVTGIDLVHECMVSLSDHICKFMDLNPNIRRMDSMMIESNIKKMGRLELLYTCLSNLVASLKRGGYNDKIKGLEAYADPNNRNRVVYYEKDIPQSERIQKVIDDAVKLLPTCKDTHGETTDYQLLERAISEQTKDDGNGHIIPKDKGEMNATILQNPADPEATFRSKAGKEHRGYVANLTETVGENGSIITDYQYDVNTRSDASFIKEYIDNQEESPEAIALITDGAYDSHEIKMQAAKKGIAVFSTGLIGKQPNPILAEFEITTEGTVSKCPAGNVPKSTSYIKQTNSARVSFTRETCENCPHRCECNPKLKKRTATMVISLNSRKRLLGSLEILDDDTRNKIGRIRNGVETSPSILRNKYGVDKMPVRGKLKTKYRFGFKVGAQNFAKLMRFIKGKSKCRALVME, from the coding sequence ATGTCATTCATCTTAAATGATCATCAGCAAGTGTCTCTTTTTGATTCTCTTACATTTCTCTCAGAAAGAAAACAGAAGATGCTTGAAAGTTCATGGGCTCATCAGTTTTCGCAAGAGATCTTTGTAAACATCAATGAGATGCTGTTTGCTCCATTATACAGCAGTAGTACCAACTCAAGACCAAACGCTCCAATAAATGTTATCGTTGGCGCAATGATGCTTGCTGAGTTCAATGGCATTTCTGAGGATGAGATGATCGAAACCATGGAGTTTGATTTCCGTTATCAGTATGCTCTTCATACTACCAGCTTTGAGAAGCAGCCAATCAGTGACAGGACTTTCAGCCGTTTCCGTGAAAGAGTCTCAGCTTATGAACTTGTGACTGGTATCGACCTTGTTCATGAGTGTATGGTTTCGCTTTCTGATCATATCTGCAAGTTCATGGACTTAAACCCTAACATTAGACGTATGGACAGTATGATGATTGAGTCTAACATCAAGAAGATGGGACGTCTGGAACTGTTGTATACCTGCTTGTCAAATCTTGTAGCAAGCCTTAAACGAGGCGGTTACAATGACAAGATCAAAGGGTTGGAAGCTTATGCGGATCCTAACAACAGGAATCGTGTCGTATATTACGAAAAGGATATCCCTCAGTCAGAACGGATTCAAAAAGTAATCGATGATGCGGTCAAACTTCTTCCAACATGTAAGGATACCCATGGAGAAACCACTGACTATCAACTGCTTGAAAGAGCAATCTCAGAACAGACCAAGGATGATGGCAATGGCCATATCATTCCGAAAGATAAAGGTGAAATGAATGCCACTATTCTTCAGAATCCAGCTGATCCGGAGGCAACCTTCAGAAGTAAGGCTGGTAAAGAGCACCGCGGATATGTAGCCAATCTCACAGAAACTGTTGGTGAAAATGGATCCATTATCACAGACTACCAGTATGATGTGAATACCAGAAGTGATGCATCATTCATCAAGGAATACATCGACAACCAGGAAGAATCTCCTGAAGCTATAGCGCTTATAACCGATGGAGCTTATGACAGCCATGAGATAAAAATGCAGGCTGCTAAAAAAGGCATTGCAGTTTTCTCAACAGGCCTTATTGGTAAACAACCAAATCCTATACTTGCTGAATTTGAGATCACAACTGAAGGTACGGTATCAAAATGTCCTGCTGGAAATGTTCCAAAGAGCACTTCTTACATAAAACAGACAAACAGCGCACGAGTATCTTTCACAAGAGAAACATGTGAAAACTGTCCGCACCGATGTGAATGCAATCCGAAGCTGAAGAAGCGGACTGCCACAATGGTTATATCCTTAAACTCCAGAAAACGTTTGTTAGGATCTTTGGAGATTCTGGATGATGATACCAGAAATAAAATCGGCAGAATCAGGAACGGTGTAGAGACTTCACCGTCAATC
- a CDS encoding LysM peptidoglycan-binding domain-containing protein has protein sequence MAENDAQEASEAVSETNDIQESADAPETPGTTYIVQPGDCLVKIAIQQLGDANKWIEIYELNKDIIKNPSLIRKGQELKLK, from the coding sequence GTGGCAGAAAATGATGCGCAGGAAGCTTCTGAAGCTGTGTCTGAAACAAATGACATTCAAGAATCTGCTGACGCTCCTGAAACACCCGGCACCACATACATAGTACAGCCCGGTGACTGCCTGGTGAAAATTGCAATACAGCAGCTTGGTGATGCAAACAAATGGATTGAAATCTATGAACTCAACAAAGATATCATCAAGAATCCGAGCCTTATACGCAAAGGCCAAGAGCTTAAACTAAAATAG
- a CDS encoding mechanosensitive ion channel family protein: MKTVYELLTVIINATSNQFTGEEKIVLIIGIIFIFILLSIVYCFFIYIVYKICKMIFRKIKAKHGNSITIQFVEKAITVLIIAFFIVVPMGGDKLAQSLLGSTAVIAAIVGLAANDVIKNMFAGLEISIYKPFDIGNRIVLEDGQSGIVEKMNLRHVVIQQLDTTRLIIPNSRLNGVTITNFSYEEDVPRSIQLHYSVSYDTDLEKAKEVIRKTICENPLTLNKDGYNPDNPNSKSVYFLELTDSSIVLGATIYYPQGIRTEVVKDEVNTAVFNALKDNGIEIPYNYVNVVMSGNV; encoded by the coding sequence ATGAAGACAGTTTATGAGTTATTAACAGTGATAATAAACGCTACTTCTAATCAGTTTACCGGTGAAGAAAAAATAGTCCTAATTATTGGAATTATATTTATTTTTATTCTGCTTTCTATTGTCTATTGCTTCTTTATATATATTGTGTACAAAATATGCAAAATGATTTTCAGAAAGATCAAGGCAAAGCACGGAAACAGTATTACTATTCAGTTCGTGGAAAAGGCTATTACAGTGCTGATAATAGCATTTTTCATTGTTGTTCCTATGGGAGGTGATAAACTTGCCCAGTCATTGCTTGGAAGTACTGCAGTAATAGCAGCGATTGTCGGACTTGCTGCAAATGATGTAATAAAAAATATGTTTGCAGGGTTGGAAATAAGTATATATAAGCCCTTTGATATTGGAAACAGAATAGTGTTGGAAGATGGACAGTCCGGAATTGTGGAGAAAATGAACCTGAGACATGTTGTAATACAGCAGCTTGATACAACAAGATTGATTATTCCTAATAGTAGACTTAATGGAGTTACCATAACCAACTTCAGCTATGAGGAGGATGTTCCAAGGTCTATACAGCTTCATTATTCCGTAAGCTACGATACGGATTTGGAAAAGGCTAAAGAGGTAATAAGGAAGACTATTTGTGAAAATCCGCTGACACTAAATAAAGATGGTTATAATCCTGATAATCCTAATAGTAAATCAGTATATTTTCTTGAACTTACTGATAGTTCCATAGTCCTTGGGGCAACAATCTATTATCCACAGGGTATCAGAACAGAAGTAGTAAAAGATGAGGTGAATACTGCTGTATTTAATGCACTAAAGGATAATGGAATCGAAATACCATATAACTATGTCAATGTAGTAATGAGCGGCAACGTATAG
- a CDS encoding GGDEF domain-containing protein: MDYQSWIEGIDGLASLYSFDLLEDGSYSEIRLMAVNKKNVSMLQMNPAAPEFYPGISYRNYWMDLNFENYVYKCASTSSPLYSYVNARGVWLKGFYLPISNIWDDDKLPGAPAGSRRLFCLYVITFSDQVETDSMSMKSPEVASAVLDIGIKLHEAQDFYQSVTDVAAQIRVFCGAERCALYTVDKDTQECSFIDASGMRNQFMEELARMMGRTPFEVAKAWEDDLALSDCLLDDDLHIIKERDPAWHQSLCSYGIHNIILYAIRYGQTLVGFIWAANYDATKTDKIKETLELSTFLFAAVIKNHQLMSKLEIKSTVDALTQVGNRNAMDEYIAELVKEPGHFPESMAVVFADLNGLKKTNDEKGHDAGDKLLRRAAALLKIVFADNQIYRIGGDEFVVLCPNITEEKMNEQVRQLKGMADNTYDVSFAVGSVYCHGEYDLNTAIQAADEQMYQDKKAYYGRLN; the protein is encoded by the coding sequence ATGGATTATCAGTCATGGATAGAGGGTATAGACGGCTTAGCAAGTCTGTATTCTTTTGATCTTCTGGAAGACGGAAGTTATAGCGAGATTCGACTGATGGCAGTTAATAAGAAAAATGTAAGCATGCTTCAGATGAATCCTGCAGCACCGGAATTTTATCCCGGAATATCGTACCGAAATTACTGGATGGATCTGAATTTTGAGAATTATGTTTATAAATGTGCAAGTACTTCCAGCCCTTTGTATTCATATGTTAATGCCCGCGGGGTCTGGCTTAAGGGTTTTTATCTGCCTATATCGAATATCTGGGATGATGATAAATTGCCGGGAGCACCTGCGGGAAGTAGGAGACTATTCTGTCTTTACGTGATAACTTTTTCAGATCAGGTGGAGACGGATTCAATGTCTATGAAGTCTCCGGAAGTTGCCAGTGCTGTGCTGGATATAGGAATCAAGCTACATGAAGCACAGGATTTTTACCAGTCTGTTACTGATGTTGCAGCGCAGATCAGAGTATTCTGCGGTGCTGAAAGGTGTGCCCTGTATACGGTAGATAAGGATACGCAGGAGTGTTCATTTATAGATGCTAGCGGAATGCGAAATCAGTTTATGGAAGAACTTGCCCGGATGATGGGGCGCACTCCTTTTGAAGTGGCAAAGGCCTGGGAAGATGATTTGGCGCTTTCTGACTGTTTGCTGGATGATGATCTTCATATCATAAAAGAACGAGATCCTGCCTGGCATCAATCCTTATGCAGTTATGGGATCCACAATATCATTCTCTATGCTATCAGATATGGTCAGACGTTGGTAGGCTTTATCTGGGCTGCAAACTATGATGCGACAAAGACGGATAAGATAAAGGAAACGCTGGAGCTTTCAACGTTTTTGTTTGCTGCGGTTATAAAAAACCATCAGTTAATGTCTAAACTGGAAATAAAGAGCACAGTAGATGCATTGACACAGGTTGGCAACCGTAATGCTATGGACGAGTACATTGCTGAACTTGTCAAGGAACCCGGACATTTCCCTGAATCTATGGCTGTTGTATTTGCAGATTTGAATGGACTTAAAAAGACTAATGATGAAAAGGGGCATGACGCTGGAGATAAACTGCTAAGGAGGGCTGCAGCTCTTTTAAAGATTGTCTTTGCTGACAATCAGATTTATCGCATCGGAGGAGATGAATTTGTGGTTCTTTGCCCGAATATCACTGAGGAAAAGATGAACGAGCAGGTACGTCAATTAAAGGGTATGGCAGATAATACATACGACGTAAGCTTTGCTGTGGGTAGTGTATATTGCCATGGTGAATATGATTTAAATACTGCTATCCAGGCAGCTGATGAGCAGATGTATCAGGATAAGAAAGCATATTACGGAAGATTAAACTAA
- a CDS encoding radical SAM protein, producing MSKDFNIQEYMTHGVERVVSDAVKATLKNPKESVYMAKFALATKTASKKRAKLEKEGEHIPPFLIASITSSCNLHCSGCYSRCNNATEDSAPVSQLSDDEWLKVFDEADDLGVSFILLAGGEPLLRKGVIEAAGKKQNILFPIFTNGTYMADKYFDMFDENRNLIPIMSIEGEKEATDRRRGEGVYDKLASNMDELQRRGLIYGASVTVTTENFKDVSSESFIGKLSNKGCKAVIFVEFVPVTDDSKHLAPKDAEREYLRKEIMRLRQEHPEMVFVSFPGDEKNSGGCIAAGRGFFHINSHGGAEPCPFSPYSDINVKDTSLREAMNSRLFKALQNEGVLLDDHDGGCVLYEKRHEVEAILGSFIS from the coding sequence ATGAGTAAGGATTTTAACATTCAGGAATATATGACACACGGAGTTGAAAGGGTAGTTTCAGACGCTGTAAAAGCTACTCTCAAGAACCCAAAAGAAAGTGTTTATATGGCCAAGTTTGCATTGGCAACAAAAACAGCGTCAAAGAAAAGAGCTAAGCTGGAAAAAGAAGGCGAGCACATCCCACCGTTTCTTATTGCAAGTATAACAAGCAGTTGTAATCTTCACTGCTCGGGATGTTATTCAAGATGCAACAATGCTACGGAAGATTCCGCGCCTGTCAGTCAGCTGTCTGATGATGAATGGCTGAAAGTGTTTGATGAGGCAGATGATCTGGGAGTAAGTTTCATTCTTCTTGCAGGTGGAGAGCCTCTTCTTCGGAAAGGCGTCATCGAAGCAGCCGGTAAGAAACAGAACATCCTGTTTCCTATTTTTACCAACGGAACATATATGGCTGATAAGTATTTTGATATGTTTGATGAAAACAGGAATCTTATCCCTATTATGAGTATTGAGGGTGAGAAGGAAGCAACTGACAGAAGGCGTGGCGAGGGTGTTTATGATAAGCTTGCTTCAAATATGGATGAACTGCAGCGCCGGGGGCTTATTTATGGGGCATCAGTGACTGTGACAACTGAAAATTTTAAGGATGTATCCTCAGAAAGCTTTATAGGTAAACTCTCTAACAAGGGCTGTAAAGCGGTGATTTTTGTTGAGTTCGTACCTGTTACGGATGATTCAAAGCACCTTGCTCCTAAAGATGCGGAAAGAGAATATCTGCGAAAAGAAATCATGAGGCTGCGACAGGAACATCCTGAAATGGTGTTTGTATCTTTTCCGGGAGACGAGAAGAACTCTGGTGGATGTATTGCAGCAGGCAGAGGGTTTTTCCATATCAATTCGCATGGCGGAGCTGAGCCTTGCCCGTTCTCACCATATTCAGATATAAATGTGAAGGACACATCCCTCAGGGAAGCAATGAACTCAAGATTATTCAAGGCATTACAAAATGAAGGGGTACTGCTGGATGATCATGATGGCGGATGTGTGCTGTATGAAAAGAGACATGAAGTAGAGGCAATTCTAGGTAGTTTCATTAGTTAA
- a CDS encoding glutathione peroxidase → MIYDYKVTTGTGEELNLADYKGKVILVVNTATGCGFTPQYKPIEELYENYHDKGLEVLDIPCNQFGGQAPGTDDEIHEFCTLHYNTTFPQMKKADVNGDNELPLYTYLKSQKGFEGFQDHQYREVLEKMFAEADPEWDKKPDIKWNFTKFIVDREGKVVARFEPTADVADVEACIKSLL, encoded by the coding sequence ATGATATATGATTACAAAGTTACTACAGGAACCGGAGAAGAGCTAAATCTTGCTGATTATAAAGGAAAGGTTATTTTGGTTGTGAACACAGCTACCGGCTGTGGTTTTACACCACAGTACAAGCCCATAGAAGAGCTTTATGAGAATTATCATGACAAGGGACTGGAGGTTCTGGATATCCCATGTAACCAATTTGGTGGTCAAGCTCCCGGAACCGATGATGAGATTCATGAGTTCTGTACTCTTCACTACAACACAACTTTCCCTCAGATGAAAAAGGCTGATGTAAATGGGGATAATGAGCTTCCTCTATACACATACCTTAAGTCACAAAAAGGATTTGAAGGCTTCCAGGACCATCAATACAGAGAAGTACTTGAGAAGATGTTTGCGGAAGCTGATCCTGAATGGGACAAGAAGCCCGATATCAAGTGGAATTTTACCAAGTTTATAGTGGACAGGGAAGGCAAAGTGGTAGCACGTTTTGAACCTACTGCTGATGTTGCGGATGTTGAGGCATGCATCAAATCACTTCTTTGA
- a CDS encoding GNAT family N-acetyltransferase, protein MIEIKIATKDDIDSLMSIRLEMLKVVNNLSEDYEYSDEIITESRDYFLNGDHLTVLAMDGDTAIGCASMSFLRIMPTFYHPTGKRAHLMNVYTRSEYRRQGIARKMVELLIEKTWEKGATEISLDATELGRPLYKSIGFTDSTECMVLTKM, encoded by the coding sequence ATGATAGAAATAAAAATTGCTACAAAAGATGATATAGATAGTTTGATGAGCATTCGCCTTGAGATGCTTAAAGTAGTGAATAATTTATCAGAAGACTATGAGTATTCTGATGAAATAATAACTGAGAGTCGCGATTACTTTTTGAATGGAGACCATTTGACTGTTCTTGCGATGGATGGCGACACGGCTATTGGATGTGCATCCATGAGTTTTTTAAGGATAATGCCGACTTTTTATCACCCAACCGGGAAGAGAGCTCATCTTATGAATGTCTATACAAGAAGTGAATACCGCCGTCAGGGAATTGCCCGGAAAATGGTTGAATTGTTAATAGAAAAAACATGGGAAAAGGGTGCAACGGAAATAAGTCTTGATGCAACCGAATTAGGAAGACCGCTCTATAAGAGTATTGGATTTACCGATTCAACAGAATGTATGGTTCTGACAAAAATGTAG
- a CDS encoding class I SAM-dependent methyltransferase: MQISDIDNGKAFDWGNTSKDYAKYRDIYPKEFYQQILDLGLCKDGQKVLDIGTGTGVLPRNMYQFGAGWIGTDISENQIEQARLLAADQGMNIEFYACPAEEVDYPDNTFDVITICQCIWYLDAKVITGRYARMLKPGGKLLILYMGWLPYEDTIAGKSEEIILKHNPNWSSYGDTVHPVFVPEELFENFDMVMQKEFRVDVTFTRESWHGRMRACRGVGAAMDEAQLRAWDEEHFRMLNENAPEVFDVKHYVSFAELQVRK; the protein is encoded by the coding sequence ATGCAAATTTCAGATATTGATAACGGAAAAGCTTTTGACTGGGGAAATACGTCAAAGGATTATGCAAAATATCGGGATATTTATCCGAAAGAGTTTTATCAGCAAATTCTGGATTTGGGACTTTGCAAGGACGGGCAAAAGGTTCTGGATATCGGAACCGGGACTGGGGTTCTTCCACGAAATATGTATCAGTTTGGTGCCGGGTGGATTGGAACCGACATTTCAGAGAATCAGATAGAGCAGGCCAGGCTACTTGCAGCTGATCAGGGAATGAATATTGAGTTTTATGCCTGTCCTGCGGAAGAGGTGGATTATCCTGACAATACTTTTGATGTCATAACCATATGTCAATGCATATGGTATCTGGATGCTAAGGTGATAACCGGGAGATATGCGAGGATGTTGAAGCCCGGCGGGAAACTGCTGATTCTGTATATGGGATGGCTTCCTTATGAGGATACTATCGCAGGAAAAAGTGAGGAAATCATCCTAAAACATAATCCTAACTGGTCCTCATACGGAGATACAGTTCACCCTGTTTTTGTTCCGGAAGAACTATTTGAAAATTTTGACATGGTGATGCAAAAGGAATTCCGGGTTGATGTTACATTCACAAGGGAAAGCTGGCATGGACGCATGCGCGCCTGCAGAGGAGTGGGAGCAGCAATGGACGAAGCACAGCTTCGAGCATGGGATGAGGAGCATTTTAGGATGCTTAATGAAAACGCTCCGGAAGTGTTCGATGTCAAACACTATGTCTCATTTGCTGAACTACAGGTAAGAAAATAA
- a CDS encoding GNAT family N-acetyltransferase translates to MSICIEKNYRNNEALRASFNRLAEKTFGLNFENWYQNGFWQDNYIPYSVTIDGEVVSNVSVNACNMNYKGKIVKLIQLGTIMTDPDHRGKGYARMLMEEIMKDYEEKVDGIYLFANDSVLEFYPRFGFKEAKEYQYSKEVVITGDNKAVMVPLSSKDDFDKAARILDTKSQNAAMYMVGNSGLYMFYLSQFMTENLFYIEACDSYAVAELEDNTLILYTIIGDGSLDEVITSFGSKVKKVVLCFTPNDVNGFEKNELHEEDTTFFVKGKFFEENGDEEYMLQAITHA, encoded by the coding sequence ATGAGTATTTGCATAGAAAAAAATTACAGAAATAACGAGGCTCTTAGAGCATCATTCAATAGACTTGCTGAAAAGACCTTTGGTCTTAACTTCGAAAACTGGTATCAAAATGGTTTTTGGCAGGATAATTATATTCCGTATTCTGTCACGATAGACGGTGAGGTAGTATCCAATGTTTCGGTAAATGCCTGCAACATGAATTATAAGGGCAAAATAGTAAAGCTGATTCAGCTGGGAACAATTATGACAGATCCTGATCACAGAGGAAAAGGCTATGCCAGAATGCTGATGGAAGAGATCATGAAGGATTATGAAGAAAAGGTAGATGGCATTTATCTATTTGCCAATGACTCTGTCCTTGAGTTTTATCCCAGGTTCGGCTTTAAAGAGGCAAAGGAATATCAGTATTCAAAAGAAGTAGTGATAACCGGCGATAATAAAGCGGTAATGGTTCCTCTAAGCAGTAAGGATGATTTTGATAAGGCTGCACGCATTCTTGACACCAAAAGCCAGAATGCTGCGATGTATATGGTTGGAAATTCCGGATTATATATGTTCTATCTGTCACAGTTTATGACGGAGAATCTGTTCTATATTGAGGCTTGCGACAGCTACGCAGTTGCTGAACTGGAGGATAATACGCTGATCCTTTATACTATCATCGGAGATGGATCTTTGGACGAGGTTATTACTTCCTTTGGATCTAAGGTGAAAAAGGTTGTCCTTTGCTTTACTCCAAATGATGTAAATGGCTTTGAGAAAAACGAACTTCATGAGGAAGATACCACTTTTTTTGTTAAAGGAAAGTTCTTTGAAGAAAACGGTGATGAAGAATACATGCTTCAGGCGATAACACATGCATAA
- the tnpA gene encoding IS200/IS605 family transposase, with the protein MANKANSLAHTKWMCKYHIVFTPKYRRKIIYNQYKASIRDILKQLCAYKGVEIIEGHLMPDHVHMLVSIPPKLSVSQFMGYLKGKSALMIFDQHANLKYKFGNRHFWAEGYYVSTVGLNEATIKKYIQEQEKHDIAMDKLSVKEYEDPFKG; encoded by the coding sequence ATGGCCAATAAGGCAAATAGTTTAGCACACACTAAATGGATGTGTAAGTACCACATAGTGTTCACACCAAAGTATAGGAGAAAAATAATCTATAATCAATACAAGGCAAGTATAAGAGATATCTTGAAACAGCTTTGTGCTTATAAGGGAGTAGAGATTATAGAAGGACACTTAATGCCAGATCACGTACATATGCTGGTTAGTATTCCACCAAAGCTTAGCGTATCACAGTTTATGGGATATCTAAAAGGAAAGAGTGCGCTGATGATATTTGATCAGCACGCAAATTTGAAATATAAGTTTGGAAACAGACATTTCTGGGCAGAGGGATACTATGTAAGTACAGTGGGACTTAATGAGGCGACAATAAAGAAGTACATTCAGGAACAAGAAAAACATGATATAGCAATGGATAAACTGAGTGTGAAAGAGTATGAGGACCCCTTCAAGGGGTAG
- a CDS encoding C-GCAxxG-C-C family protein, with product MTLSERAEKAVELKNSGMYNCAQAVTAALSDQTKLTEEQLKQVSAGFCAGMGNLEATCGALIGAGMIAGLNTEGKGTLGVTKRIQEEFGKRCGALKCKDLKAITDGKPLCRCEECVRNAVVIYGEIMNIK from the coding sequence ATGACACTAAGTGAGAGAGCCGAAAAGGCTGTGGAATTAAAAAATTCAGGAATGTATAACTGTGCCCAGGCTGTGACGGCAGCATTATCCGATCAGACAAAGCTTACGGAGGAACAGCTTAAGCAGGTATCAGCAGGGTTCTGTGCCGGAATGGGCAACCTTGAAGCTACATGTGGAGCACTCATAGGAGCGGGAATGATAGCCGGGCTTAATACTGAAGGGAAAGGAACACTGGGAGTTACCAAACGGATACAGGAGGAATTTGGCAAGAGGTGCGGTGCATTGAAATGCAAAGATCTTAAGGCAATCACTGACGGAAAACCCCTCTGCCGCTGTGAAGAGTGTGTTAGAAATGCTGTCGTAATTTATGGTGAGATAATGAATATAAAATAA
- a CDS encoding 4Fe-4S binding protein, which yields MASNKTKHWYDYLWIWTIVYFALGFFNILFAWLGMIDFIVPLIFAIAGGNKMFCNKFCGRGQLFWVLGRNCKCSRSKPAPGWISSKWFRYGFLAFFMTMFGTMVFQTYLVFSGTNSLRKTIKLFWTFRVPWKWAYNGSAFPDWVAQFGFGFYSLMLTSTLIGLIVMALYKERTWCSFCPMGTMTQGICRIKVGKGKK from the coding sequence ATGGCATCAAATAAGACAAAACACTGGTATGATTACCTATGGATATGGACAATAGTATATTTTGCACTTGGATTCTTTAATATTCTGTTTGCGTGGCTGGGAATGATTGACTTTATAGTTCCACTTATATTTGCAATTGCGGGCGGAAACAAAATGTTCTGCAATAAGTTTTGTGGAAGAGGGCAGCTTTTCTGGGTGCTCGGGAGAAACTGTAAGTGTTCCCGTAGTAAGCCTGCGCCCGGATGGATATCCTCCAAATGGTTCAGGTACGGATTCCTGGCATTCTTCATGACAATGTTTGGGACTATGGTGTTCCAGACATATCTTGTGTTTTCAGGTACGAACTCACTTAGAAAGACGATAAAGCTTTTTTGGACATTTAGGGTTCCGTGGAAATGGGCGTATAATGGAAGTGCATTCCCTGATTGGGTTGCACAGTTTGGTTTTGGCTTTTATAGTTTGATGCTTACATCAACTCTTATTGGACTGATTGTAATGGCATTGTATAAAGAGAGAACATGGTGCTCATTCTGTCCCATGGGAACTATGACTCAGGGAATATGCAGAATCAAAGTAGGGAAAGGAAAAAAATAA
- a CDS encoding ATP-binding protein, whose translation MSIPYFEFIKKGNFYDDEKGEEFQMKKAANDIKRCVACGVCALQCPREAIDIYKGCHAVVDVNKCVGCGICERACPAGSIKVEEIHDGIK comes from the coding sequence ATGAGCATACCTTATTTTGAGTTCATCAAGAAGGGCAATTTCTATGACGATGAAAAAGGAGAAGAATTTCAAATGAAAAAGGCAGCTAATGATATAAAAAGATGTGTTGCCTGCGGTGTCTGCGCGTTGCAGTGTCCAAGAGAGGCAATAGACATCTATAAAGGCTGTCATGCAGTCGTGGATGTCAATAAATGTGTTGGATGCGGAATTTGCGAGAGAGCATGTCCTGCAGGTTCGATTAAGGTAGAGGAGATACATGATGGCATCAAATAA